The nucleotide sequence ACCAAAAGTCAAAATTCCCACCTGAAGAGTATAAATCGTTAACACCAGATAATGAGTAATGAAGCCAGAGGGAAGGATTAGGAAAGAGAAACAACATACCGAAGGGCAGCTTCCCTAGCAGCATCCCGTACTTCCGCCTTCTCAGTTCTTTTCTTCTGAATCACCTCCAAAGTAGCACCAACAATTGATCTAGAGTAAGGTTTCTTGGTAGTTCGGCGCCTCTTCTTCACAGTTTCAGCATGGATATCCTGGTATCGAAAGCAGAGATACATATGCCAATGACCAGCTATAGCAGCATGCAGCATCCAGAATGATTCACAAATACACATGCACCACAGAGGGGAATGATTACCTTCTTATGTTGCTTCCTGTACATTGCAGTCCAGGTAAGCTTCGAAGGCTTGAGTCGGTTGTGGAAGTACCTCTTGCATTTTGAATTCGCAAAAAGGAAGACCTACAACAACCAGCAAAGGTGTTTTGGCAAAAAAGATACTTGGTTTGTAAAGGCttataaaaacaaaaaccaat is from Phoenix dactylifera cultivar Barhee BC4 chromosome 18, palm_55x_up_171113_PBpolish2nd_filt_p, whole genome shotgun sequence and encodes:
- the LOC103723710 gene encoding 60S ribosomal protein L24-like isoform X1; its protein translation is MVLKTELCRFSGAKIYPGKGIRFVRSDSQVFLFANSKCKRYFHNRLKPSKLTWTAMYRKQHKKDIHAETVKKRRRTTKKPYSRSIVGATLEVIQKKRTEKAEVRDAAREAALREIKERIKKTKDEKKAKKAEVLAKTQKTQVKSLPKGPAPKGPKLGGGGGRR
- the LOC103723710 gene encoding 60S ribosomal protein L24-like isoform X2, whose translation is MTELCRFSGAKIYPGKGIRFVRSDSQVFLFANSKCKRYFHNRLKPSKLTWTAMYRKQHKKDIHAETVKKRRRTTKKPYSRSIVGATLEVIQKKRTEKAEVRDAAREAALREIKERIKKTKDEKKAKKAEVLAKTQKTQVKSLPKGPAPKGPKLGGGGGRR